From the Carya illinoinensis cultivar Pawnee chromosome 4, C.illinoinensisPawnee_v1, whole genome shotgun sequence genome, one window contains:
- the LOC122307053 gene encoding uncharacterized protein LOC122307053, with protein MKKTVDATDEWWAKKLQEIQEAAKFRNAGLAHISKLDIMFRGITATGEGAWAPSSVLGFEDAIRFDQYNDVLLELEEIDDSDDESGDIQTNLDTQMKENKHVSPVVQDRKRKKGTQIFDQHFTRLYDVLEKRIATLSFDKPGRSIDEVMAVAPELAEIENDYEIFRDASEVLLSKSHREMFIALKDSTFRIDFIKRMKNK; from the exons ATGAAGAAGACAGTTGATGCTACAGATGAGTGGTGGGCAAAAAAATTACAG GAAATTCAAGAAGCAGCTAAGTTTCGGAATGCAGGTTTAGCTCATATTTCCAAGTTGGATATAATGTTTAGGGGTATAACTGCAACTGGTGAGGGAGCTTGGGCACCATCCTCTGTATTGGGTTTTGAAGATGCAATAAGATTTGATCAATATAATGATGTATTGTTAGAGTTAGAAGAGATTGATGATTCAGATGACGAATCTGGTGATATTCAAACTAATTTAGATACTcagatgaaagaaaataaacatgtTAGTCCTGTAGTCCAAgataggaaaaggaaaaaaggaactCAAATATTTGATCAACATTTCACACGTCTTTATGATGTACTTGAAAAGCGGATTGCAACATTATCATTCGATAAACCTGGTCGTAGTATTGACGAGGTTATGGCTGTTGCACCGGAGTTAGCTGAGATAGAAAATGACTATGAGATTTTTAGGGATGCAAGTGAGGTACTCCTTTCGAAATCACATAGAGAAATGTTTATTGCCCTAAAAGACTCAACGTTTCggattgattttattaaacgaatgaaaaataaatga